A single window of Halobacillus naozhouensis DNA harbors:
- a CDS encoding MIP/aquaporin family protein has protein sequence MSEFVAELLGTMILAIFGSGVVGGVVLKGTKAEGAGWVVITIGWGLAVTMGVYAVGNFTGAHINPAVTLGFAAAGEFPWSKVPLYISAQMLGAFIGAVIVFLNYLPHWKETKDQGAKLGVFATDPAIRSPFSNLVSEIVGTFVLLMGLMFIGANEFTDGLNPLIVGALIVAIGMSLGGATGYAINPARDLGPRIAHALLPIPGKGGSDWSYAWIPVVGPVLGGIYGAVFYRALFLGEFTTLFWVLSAIMAFILVGAARSELKKDETAADKFEEKIV, from the coding sequence ATGTCTGAGTTTGTTGCTGAATTGTTAGGCACGATGATTTTGGCTATTTTTGGCAGCGGAGTAGTCGGTGGAGTTGTATTGAAAGGTACAAAAGCAGAGGGAGCCGGCTGGGTTGTCATAACGATCGGCTGGGGGCTGGCCGTAACTATGGGTGTGTATGCAGTTGGCAATTTTACCGGAGCCCATATTAACCCTGCCGTCACCTTGGGCTTTGCTGCAGCTGGAGAATTTCCCTGGTCGAAAGTTCCTTTATATATTAGTGCGCAAATGCTTGGTGCTTTTATCGGAGCGGTTATTGTTTTTTTGAATTATTTACCACACTGGAAGGAGACAAAAGACCAGGGAGCGAAACTTGGTGTATTTGCCACTGACCCGGCTATCCGCAGTCCATTTTCCAACTTAGTAAGTGAAATAGTCGGTACATTCGTTCTATTAATGGGATTAATGTTTATTGGTGCAAATGAGTTTACAGATGGGTTGAATCCATTAATTGTCGGGGCCTTAATTGTGGCGATTGGAATGTCCTTAGGTGGAGCTACAGGATATGCGATCAATCCTGCCCGTGATCTTGGCCCGAGAATCGCGCATGCCCTGCTGCCAATTCCCGGCAAGGGTGGCTCTGACTGGAGCTATGCTTGGATTCCGGTGGTAGGTCCTGTCTTGGGCGGAATCTATGGTGCTGTCTTCTACAGGGCATTATTCCTTGGAGAATTTACCACTTTATTTTGGGTGTTAAGTGCGATCATGGCTTTCATTCTAGTCGGTGCGGCGAGATCTGAATTAAAAAAAGATGAAACCGCTGCAGATAAATTTGAGGAAAAAATAGTCTAA
- the glpK gene encoding glycerol kinase GlpK — MCETFILSLDQGTTSSRAILFNQKGEIVETGQQEFEQFFPKPGWVEHDANEIWTSVLACVAEVLRKADVEPDQIAGIGITNQRETTVVWDKHTGKPIYKAIVWQSRQTEGICKELREKGHNELFKEKTGLLLDPYFSGTKVKWILDHVEGAREKAEKGDLLFGTMDTWLVYKLSGGKTHITDYSNASRTLLFNIYDLEWDEELLEILDIPKAMLPEVKQSSEVYAKTVDYHFFGHEVPIAGIAGDQQAALFGQACFDKGMAKNTYGTGCFMLMNTGEEGVTSKHGLLTTLAWGVEGKVEYALEGSIFVAGSAIQWLRDGLQLIENAPQSEDFATAVDSTDGVYLVPAFVGLGTPYWDSDARGAVFGLTRGTTKAHFIRATLESLAYQTKDVLDAMIADSGIDVSTLRVDGGAVKNDFLMQFQSDILGVPVERPVVQETTALGAAYLAGLAVGYWKNKEDIARQWRNDHTFADSMEVKKREQLYSGWKKAVAATREFK, encoded by the coding sequence ATGTGTGAAACATTCATATTATCGCTAGACCAAGGTACGACAAGCTCAAGGGCAATTTTATTCAATCAAAAAGGAGAAATTGTTGAGACAGGTCAGCAAGAGTTTGAGCAATTTTTCCCTAAACCGGGCTGGGTGGAGCATGACGCGAATGAAATTTGGACATCGGTTCTTGCCTGTGTGGCTGAGGTACTTAGAAAGGCAGATGTTGAGCCTGATCAAATAGCTGGAATCGGTATTACAAACCAACGGGAAACGACCGTCGTATGGGATAAACATACCGGAAAACCAATTTATAAGGCGATCGTTTGGCAATCCCGTCAGACGGAAGGCATTTGTAAAGAACTGCGGGAAAAAGGACATAATGAGCTGTTTAAAGAAAAAACAGGGCTGTTGCTGGATCCATACTTTTCAGGGACGAAAGTGAAATGGATTTTGGACCATGTGGAAGGTGCCCGTGAAAAGGCAGAAAAAGGTGATTTGCTTTTTGGAACGATGGATACGTGGCTCGTCTATAAGTTGTCTGGCGGAAAAACTCATATAACAGACTATTCAAATGCCTCAAGAACGTTACTTTTTAATATTTATGATCTTGAGTGGGATGAGGAGTTATTAGAGATTCTGGACATTCCGAAAGCAATGCTGCCAGAGGTCAAACAATCTTCTGAAGTGTATGCCAAGACAGTTGATTATCATTTCTTCGGGCATGAGGTTCCGATCGCCGGAATTGCTGGAGATCAGCAAGCTGCTTTGTTCGGTCAGGCGTGTTTTGACAAGGGAATGGCTAAAAATACGTACGGCACAGGCTGCTTTATGCTAATGAATACTGGTGAGGAAGGAGTAACTTCTAAACACGGATTGCTGACAACGTTGGCGTGGGGAGTCGAGGGCAAGGTCGAGTATGCGCTTGAAGGAAGTATTTTCGTAGCTGGTTCGGCTATTCAATGGCTTCGTGACGGCTTGCAATTGATTGAAAATGCGCCGCAAAGCGAGGACTTTGCGACAGCAGTTGACTCTACGGATGGAGTTTACCTCGTTCCAGCCTTTGTCGGTTTAGGAACACCCTACTGGGATAGTGACGCCCGCGGTGCCGTGTTTGGATTAACCCGAGGAACTACCAAGGCCCATTTCATCCGAGCAACATTAGAATCACTGGCTTACCAGACGAAAGATGTTCTTGATGCGATGATAGCTGACTCAGGAATTGATGTAAGTACATTACGTGTGGATGGCGGTGCGGTTAAAAACGACTTCTTAATGCAGTTTCAGAGTGACATCCTTGGTGTACCCGTAGAGAGGCCCGTTGTTCAGGAAACAACAGCACTAGGGGCAGCTTATCTTGCTGGGTTGGCTGTTGGGTATTGGAAGAATAAAGAGGATATTGCGAGACAGTGGCGGAATGACCATACATTTGCTGATTCAATGGAAGTTAAAAAACGAGAACAGTTGTACAGTGGATGGAAAAAAGCTGTAGCTGCCACCAGGGAATTTAAATAG
- a CDS encoding DUF2512 family protein, with product MTSLLVKIVTLPIVLILAMYFLESVDYGSIWQPIMVAIVLTAIGLVMEYMFLNDENALWKSTLLDFVTSIIIIWGFSNIFTGAEVTFTGALITSLVIGVCEYFLHKHLIGTRKTAKVPA from the coding sequence ATGACAAGTTTATTGGTAAAAATTGTTACCCTCCCCATCGTACTCATTTTAGCTATGTACTTTTTAGAAAGTGTAGATTATGGCTCCATTTGGCAGCCTATCATGGTCGCCATTGTGCTTACAGCCATCGGGTTAGTTATGGAATACATGTTCCTAAATGACGAAAACGCGTTATGGAAAAGCACACTTCTGGATTTTGTAACGTCGATTATTATTATTTGGGGGTTTTCTAATATCTTTACTGGTGCTGAGGTTACCTTCACAGGAGCCCTCATTACGTCCCTGGTTATAGGAGTGTGTGAGTATTTCCTTCACAAACACCTTATCGGCACGCGAAAGACCGCGAAGGTACCTGCCTAA
- the murB gene encoding UDP-N-acetylmuramate dehydrogenase, with protein MFNKQKTYDKLLELVKADNIKREENLRNHLYTKLGGKADFFITPTTFKEIQKVVKFSNEENIPFTLLGNGSNLIIKDGGIRGIVINLKHLDNISTEENTLVAQSGARIIDASRFAMEQRLSGLEFACGIPGTVGGALYMNAGAYGGEIKDVLDYAYVVDRNGDIVKRLATELDLDYRTSNIPDNGDIVIEATFNLKPANYEDIKTVVDDLTYKRESKQPLEYPSCGSVFKRPPGYFAGKLIQDSKLQGTNIGGAEVSTKHAGFIVNKNNATTTDYISLIEHVQKTVKDKFGVDLEREVRIIGEDKD; from the coding sequence ATGTTTAATAAACAAAAAACGTACGATAAATTATTAGAGCTTGTAAAAGCAGATAACATAAAGCGGGAAGAAAACTTAAGGAATCACCTCTACACTAAACTTGGCGGCAAAGCTGACTTCTTTATCACCCCCACCACATTTAAGGAAATACAAAAAGTCGTTAAGTTTTCTAATGAAGAGAATATCCCTTTCACGCTGCTTGGCAACGGGTCAAATTTAATCATTAAGGACGGTGGAATCCGTGGAATCGTCATAAACCTTAAACACCTTGATAACATTTCTACAGAGGAAAATACTCTAGTAGCTCAAAGTGGTGCTCGTATTATCGATGCCTCACGGTTTGCCATGGAACAACGCCTATCAGGCCTTGAATTCGCCTGCGGAATACCTGGAACGGTCGGAGGAGCTCTCTACATGAATGCAGGGGCTTACGGTGGTGAAATTAAGGATGTTCTCGACTACGCTTACGTAGTAGATCGGAATGGAGATATCGTGAAGCGGCTGGCTACGGAATTAGATCTGGACTATCGTACCAGTAACATACCTGACAATGGTGACATTGTCATCGAGGCAACTTTTAACCTAAAACCGGCGAACTATGAAGACATTAAGACTGTGGTTGACGACCTTACTTATAAACGTGAATCCAAGCAACCATTAGAATACCCTTCTTGCGGCAGTGTCTTTAAGCGCCCACCTGGATACTTTGCAGGCAAACTTATTCAGGACAGTAAGCTTCAGGGAACGAACATTGGTGGAGCTGAAGTTTCTACGAAGCATGCCGGGTTTATCGTCAACAAAAATAATGCAACAACGACAGATTATATCTCTTTGATCGAACATGTACAAAAAACAGTCAAAGATAAATTTGGCGTCGACTTGGAAAGAGAAGTAAGAATTATTGGTGAGGATAAGGATTAG
- a CDS encoding histidine phosphatase family protein, with amino-acid sequence MTTLGLIRHGSTPWNKEKRAQGNSDIPLDQEGRQDAYKLAGRLDDEEWDVIYSSPLKRAKQTAEIIAKRLSIQEILIDHRIREASGGQIEGTIEEERIEKWGVNWRDLDLGIEKQPSIFERGKSFVKDVVINHPNKRVLIVSHGAFIGHLVSGLDEGFKEVERLDNTSVTLVNKLEEKWRCDLYNCTKHLTVK; translated from the coding sequence ATGACCACACTTGGTTTGATTAGGCATGGAAGCACACCGTGGAATAAAGAGAAAAGGGCACAGGGAAATTCGGATATTCCACTGGATCAAGAAGGAAGACAAGACGCATATAAGTTGGCTGGACGCTTAGATGATGAAGAATGGGATGTCATTTACTCAAGCCCTTTAAAGCGAGCTAAACAAACTGCAGAAATTATAGCCAAACGATTATCCATTCAAGAGATTTTGATCGATCATAGAATTAGAGAAGCATCAGGCGGGCAGATTGAAGGAACAATAGAGGAAGAAAGAATAGAGAAGTGGGGAGTAAACTGGCGTGATCTTGATCTGGGAATAGAAAAGCAGCCTAGTATTTTTGAGCGAGGGAAGTCCTTTGTGAAAGATGTGGTTATCAACCATCCAAATAAGCGAGTGCTTATTGTAAGTCACGGCGCTTTTATTGGACACCTTGTTTCGGGTTTAGACGAGGGGTTTAAAGAGGTTGAGAGGCTGGACAACACATCTGTTACTTTAGTAAATAAATTAGAGGAAAAGTGGAGATGTGATCTTTATAATTGCACCAAACATTTGACTGTAAAATAG
- a CDS encoding manganese catalase family protein, giving the protein MFYHVKELQYEAKVSRPDPEYAKKLQEVLGGQWGEISVMMQYLMQGFNVRANKKYRDLLLDIGTEEIAHVEILSTLIARLLDGTSLEALEAQENAYKTDPAVAAVLGGMNPQHAIVSGLGAMPSDSVGNRWTADYIISSGNLLADFRANLNAESQGRLQVARLYTISDDPLVKDTLSFLLARDTAHQNQWIEAINELEQQAQDVVVPTTFPREKELQAVSYDFYNTSRGNADADGPWAQGVAPDGRGQFNYVHQPVPYGDKAKLSPAPKDVYDTPPSY; this is encoded by the coding sequence ATGTTTTACCATGTAAAGGAGTTACAATACGAGGCGAAAGTTTCCCGTCCAGATCCGGAATATGCGAAAAAACTTCAAGAGGTGCTCGGAGGCCAGTGGGGAGAGATATCGGTTATGATGCAATACCTAATGCAAGGTTTTAATGTCCGAGCCAATAAAAAGTATCGTGACTTACTATTGGATATTGGGACGGAGGAAATTGCTCATGTGGAGATCTTATCTACGTTAATCGCCCGCTTACTTGATGGTACTTCGCTGGAAGCCCTGGAAGCGCAGGAAAATGCCTATAAGACTGACCCGGCAGTGGCGGCTGTACTTGGAGGAATGAATCCGCAGCATGCCATCGTTTCAGGTCTAGGAGCAATGCCTTCTGACAGTGTAGGAAATCGCTGGACCGCAGATTACATTATTTCTAGCGGTAACCTGCTTGCTGATTTTAGAGCTAATTTAAATGCAGAGTCACAAGGACGTCTTCAAGTAGCCCGTCTTTATACTATATCAGATGATCCTTTGGTTAAAGATACATTAAGCTTTCTTTTAGCCCGTGATACAGCCCATCAGAACCAGTGGATAGAAGCCATTAATGAGCTCGAGCAGCAAGCTCAGGATGTTGTTGTCCCTACAACTTTCCCACGCGAAAAAGAGTTACAGGCAGTATCCTATGATTTTTATAATACGTCTAGGGGGAACGCAGATGCGGACGGTCCGTGGGCTCAAGGGGTTGCCCCAGATGGAAGAGGACAATTTAATTATGTCCATCAGCCTGTTCCGTACGGGGATAAGGCAAAGTTGTCTCCTGCTCCTAAAGATGTTTATGATACTCCGCCTTCTTACTAG
- the ilvD gene encoding dihydroxy-acid dehydratase translates to MAEKKDLRIRSKVISEGVNRVPNRSMLRAVGFKDEDFQKPMIGIASTWSEVTPCNIHIDDLAKEAKQGAADNGGAPMIFNTITVSDGIAMGHEGMHYSLPSREIIADSIETVTNAERLDGVVAIGGCDKTTPGCLMALGRLNIPSVYVYGGTIQPGKLNGKDIDIVSSFEAVGQYHEGTINDDQLHKVECHACPGAGACGGMYTANTMASAVEALGMSIPGSSSTPAVNDYKEQECKQAGELVVGLLEKGIYPRDIMTKKAFENAVTVVMALGGSTNAFLHLTAMAHSAGVDLSLDDFERIRQEVPHIADMKPSGKYVMQDLYESGGVPAVMKLLHEQGLLHGDCLTVTGKTVAENLEEAEPLKEGQQVIVPFDEPIKPNGPLVLLKGNLAPEGAVAKMSGQKISRFEGPARVFDSEADATTAIVGDEVKEGDVVVIRNVGPKGGPGMPEMLSITSMIVGKGLGGKVALLTDGRFSGGSHGFVIGHVAPEAFVGGPVGLLKEGDTIMIDSDTQQINFDVTDEELEKRKQEWVQPELRHKTGVLAKYARLVSSAAKGAVTDYDLD, encoded by the coding sequence ATGGCTGAGAAAAAGGATTTGCGTATTCGTAGTAAAGTGATCAGTGAAGGTGTGAACAGGGTCCCGAACCGTTCGATGTTACGTGCGGTTGGCTTTAAAGATGAAGACTTTCAGAAGCCGATGATTGGTATTGCCAGTACATGGAGTGAGGTAACTCCTTGTAATATACATATTGATGACTTGGCTAAAGAGGCGAAGCAGGGAGCAGCTGATAATGGTGGAGCTCCGATGATTTTTAATACGATTACAGTCTCTGACGGAATTGCAATGGGTCATGAAGGAATGCATTATTCTCTGCCAAGCCGTGAGATCATTGCTGATTCTATTGAGACGGTTACGAATGCAGAACGTTTAGATGGTGTTGTTGCCATTGGAGGGTGTGACAAAACGACGCCAGGCTGTCTTATGGCGCTTGGCCGCTTGAATATTCCTTCCGTCTATGTTTATGGAGGTACCATCCAGCCGGGTAAGTTGAACGGTAAGGATATTGATATCGTGTCCTCATTTGAAGCGGTTGGTCAGTACCATGAGGGGACTATTAATGATGATCAACTTCATAAGGTAGAGTGTCATGCTTGTCCTGGCGCAGGAGCTTGTGGTGGCATGTACACGGCCAATACGATGGCCTCCGCTGTAGAAGCGCTGGGTATGAGTATTCCAGGATCGTCTTCTACTCCAGCGGTAAATGACTATAAGGAACAAGAGTGTAAACAAGCAGGTGAACTGGTTGTTGGTTTGCTTGAAAAAGGTATTTATCCTCGTGACATTATGACAAAGAAAGCTTTTGAAAATGCGGTTACGGTCGTCATGGCGCTAGGCGGGTCAACGAACGCGTTTCTGCACTTAACAGCGATGGCGCATTCAGCTGGTGTCGATCTCTCTCTCGATGATTTTGAGCGCATTCGCCAGGAGGTTCCGCATATTGCTGATATGAAACCAAGCGGAAAATATGTGATGCAGGATTTATATGAAAGTGGTGGAGTACCTGCAGTCATGAAGCTGTTGCACGAACAAGGGTTGCTGCATGGTGACTGCTTAACTGTGACAGGAAAGACTGTGGCAGAAAATCTTGAAGAAGCGGAGCCGTTGAAAGAAGGCCAGCAGGTAATCGTGCCATTTGATGAGCCTATTAAACCAAATGGTCCTCTTGTTTTATTAAAGGGAAACCTTGCACCAGAAGGGGCAGTAGCCAAAATGTCCGGACAGAAAATCAGCCGCTTCGAAGGTCCGGCACGGGTTTTTGACAGTGAGGCGGATGCGACAACTGCCATCGTGGGAGACGAAGTGAAAGAAGGCGATGTGGTTGTGATCCGAAATGTTGGTCCAAAAGGCGGGCCTGGAATGCCGGAAATGCTCTCCATTACTTCCATGATTGTAGGGAAAGGTCTTGGAGGTAAAGTGGCCTTATTGACGGACGGGCGTTTTTCCGGAGGTTCGCACGGGTTTGTAATTGGACATGTTGCCCCTGAAGCGTTCGTTGGCGGCCCGGTAGGTCTACTTAAAGAAGGCGATACGATTATGATTGATAGTGATACACAACAGATTAATTTTGACGTAACAGACGAAGAGTTAGAAAAACGCAAGCAGGAATGGGTGCAACCTGAACTGCGACACAAGACAGGAGTACTTGCGAAATATGCTCGCCTCGTGTCTTCGGCCGCAAAAGGCGCCGTTACTGATTATGATTTAGACTAA